One segment of Vicia villosa cultivar HV-30 ecotype Madison, WI unplaced genomic scaffold, Vvil1.0 ctg.000621F_1_1, whole genome shotgun sequence DNA contains the following:
- the LOC131629894 gene encoding protein ALUMINUM SENSITIVE 3-like produces the protein MESLLLKSMLVHNHTLEQQFSSVSMDLSWLIEFLKGMVKPVCATAVVFLAVALSFSQKLGLEVEMIIAILRAFIQLSIIGFVLQFIFNQENSGWILLAYLFMVSIAGYTAGQRAKQVPRGKYVAGASILTGTAITMFVLVALSVFPFTPRYIIPVAGMMVGNSMTVTGVTMKRLRDDIKTQINLVETALALGATPRQATHQQVKRALIIALSPVVDNTKTVGLISLPGAMTGLIMGGASPLEAIQLQIVVMNMMIGAATISSIMATYLCWPAFFTKAYQLETRVFST, from the exons ATGGAATCTCTTTTACTCAAATCCATGCTAGTCCATAACCACACATTAGAGCAACAATTTTCTTCAGTATCCATGGATTTATCATGGTTGATAGAGTTCCTCAAAGGCATGGTGAAACCAGTTTGCGCCACTGCAGTAGTGTTTCTTGCAGTAGCCTTGTCCTTCTCTCAGAAACTCGGTCTCGAAGTAGAGATGATTATTGCTATTCTTAGAGCTTTTATTCAACTCTCAATAATTGGTTTTGTTCTGcaattcatcttcaatcaagaaaACTCCGGATGGATCCTCCTAGCATACCTTTTCATG GTATCTATTGCAGGTTATACAGCGGGTCAGCGCGCGAAACAAGTACCGCGAGGAAAATACGTAGCCGGAGCTTCAATTCTAACCGGAACTGCCATAACCATGTTCGTTCTAGTAGCACTCAGCGTCTTCCCTTTCACTCCCAGATACATAATCCCCGTCGCCGGGATGATGGTTGGAAATTCCATGACAGTAACCGGAGTAACCATGAAAAGACTCCGCGACGACATCAAAACTCAAATCAATTTG GTTGAGACAGCATTGGCTCTTGGTGCAACCCCAAGACAAGCAACGCATCAACAAGTGAAAAGGGCATTGATTATAGCACTTTCTCCTGTGGTGGATAACACAAAAACAGTGGGTTTAATCTCTCTTCCTGGGGCTATGACTGGTCTTATAATGGGAGGGGCTTCACCTTTGGAAGCAATTCAGCTACAGATTGTGGTGATGAATATGATGATTGGAGCTGCAACTATTAGTAGTATAATGGCTACATACTTGTGTTGGCCTGCATTTTTTACCAAGGCCTATCAATTGGAAACCAGAGTCTTTTCAACTTGA
- the LOC131629840 gene encoding glutathione gamma-glutamylcysteinyltransferase 1-like: MAEGFYKRTLPSLAIDFVSEEGKQLFAEGLQSGTMEGFFRLIPYFQTQSELTYCGLASLAMVLNALAIDPGRKWKGPWRWFDESMLDYCEPLEVIRGRGIAFDKLASLAQFAGAKVDAFHATQSSIDDFRKHVIKCSNSNDCHLISSYHRHALKQTGSGHYSPIGGYHVEKDMVLILDVARFKYPPHWIPLTHLWEGMNYVVKSTGKSRGFMLISRPHRETFEGNA, translated from the exons ATGGCAGAAGGATTTTACAAGCGAACTCTTCCATCACTTGCCATTGATTTTGTTTCCGAGGAAGGCAAG CAACTTTTCGCTGAAGGCCTTCAAAGCGGAACTATGGAAGGTTTTTTTAGGTTGATTCCTTATTTTCAAACACAATCAGAACTAACTTATTGTGGTTTAGCTAGTCTTGCCATGGTCCTCAATGCTCTTGCCATTGATCCTGGTAGAAAATGGAAAG GACCTTGGAGATGGTTTGACGAATCTATGTTGGATTATTGTGAACCTTTAGAAGTTATTAGAGGTAGAGGCATCGCATTTGACAAACTTGCAAGTTTGGCTCAATTTGCAGGAGCTAAAGTTGATGCCTTTCATGCCACTCAAAGCTCCATTGATGATTTTCGTAAACATGTCATCAAATGTTCAAATTCGAATGACTGTCATTTAATTTCATCATACCACAGACATGCTCTCAAACAA ACGGGATCGGGTCATTATTCTCCTATCGGAGGCTATCATGTTGAAAAGGATATGGTATTAATTTTGGATGTTGCTCGTTTTAAGTATCCTCCTCATTGGATTCCACTTACCCATCTTTGGGAAGGCATGAATTATGTTGTTAAATCTACCGGAAAATCTAGAGG GTTCATGCTTATATCAAGGCCGCATAGAGAAACTTTTGAAGGAAATGCATGA
- the LOC131629841 gene encoding uncharacterized protein LOC131629841 — MSVLMVEEWKLLEQFRDLSLVCELTSDSVRLGMLKVTNDFLSTISERQKTDVKLVDLFMVANQGVEGDFSVDSQGVLRFRVAKLAEIYIRVIVKLHGIPLSIVSHRDPRFTSDFWKSLQEALGSKLRLSSAYHPQTDGQTERTIQSLEDLLRACVLEKGEGGSGGMNFIHDFVKWKLIFNDVLQ; from the exons atgtctgTGTTGATGGTGGAAGAGTGGAAACTTTTAgagcagtttcgtgatcttagCTTGGTATGTGAATTGACATCGGATAGTGTGAGGTTGGGTATGCTGAAAGTGACCAATGATTTTCTATCAACCATTAGCGAGAGACAGAAAACGGATGTGAagcttgttgatttgtttatggtggcaaatcaaGGTGTTGAGGGTGACTTCAGTGTGGATagtcagggtgttttgagattccgtg tgGCGAAGTTAGCCGAGATTTATATCAGGGTGATAGTGAAGttacatggtataccgttgagtattgtgtcgcATCGGGATCCGAGGTTTACAtctgatttttggaagagtttacAAGAGGCTTTAGgctctaagttgaggttgagttcggcttatcatcctcagacagacggcCAGACTgagaggactattcaatcgttggAAGACTTGTTGAGAGCGTGTGTTCttgagaagggag AGGGTGGTAGTGGTGGAATGAATTTCATACATGATTTTGTGAAATGGAAATTGATATTCAATGATGTCTTACAGTGA
- the LOC131629860 gene encoding uncharacterized protein LOC131629860 has translation MVLDVDVCSSSLTATQTVVPILTPSNIYLELPVDNVIAVKSASAFEVNGIFDFSSYVREKLKDTISRVFVAAINRALFLLLHETAADYTLFEAHRIDKIGQNTEAVWISVSDLTSVKDAIRQQWVSDLVRAWYDIISMYRNSDQKLCTVVLDSMRRYISWIDIRLIYNDVFVPLLFDLILVGAPSDHLQVSKRMEPQSKLPLLQSLQISGVFRLVTDDGNDQLVPDLAALFSIYVMEALDCFKKMSFEEAKGVSMEALVDFCRQNTFMIDMYANFDSDITRIAVMFLKTSLICCPELSIVCHAYSCFGWFYCCYTGND, from the coding sequence ATGGTCCTCGATGTTGATGTTTGTTCGAGTTCTCTAACTGCTACTCAAACAGTCGTTCCGATCTTAACCCCATCCAACATCTATTTGGAGCTCCCAGTCGATAACGTTATTGCTGTGAAATCAGCGTCAGCATTTGAAGTTAATGGTATTTTCGATTTCTCCTCATATGTCAGAGAAAAATTGAAGGACACtatttctagggtttttgttgcGGCCATCAACAGGGCTCTCTTCCTCCTCCTCCATGAAACTGCCGCCGACTACACCTTGTTTGAGGCTCATAGAATCGACAAAATTGGTCAGAACACTGAAGCTGTTTGGATCTCCGTTTCCGACTTGACCAGCGTTAAAGACGCCATCAGACAGCAGTGGGTATCAGATTTAGTCAGAGCTTGGTATGACATTATTTCTATGTATCGTAATTCTGATCAAAAGCTATGCACGGTTGTTTTAGATTCCATgagaaggtatatttcttggatTGACATTAGGTTAATCTATAATGATGTTTTTGTCCCTttgttatttgatttgattttggttgGTGCCCCATCTGATCATCTCCAAGTTTCTAAGAGAATGGAGCCCCAATCGAAACTACCGTTGTTGCAAAGCCTTCAAATAAGTGGTGTGTTTAGGTTAGTGACCGATGATGGCAATGATCAACTGGTTCCTGACTTAGCTGCATTGTTTTCTATATATGTTATGGAGGCCTTGGATTGCTTTAAAAAGATGAGTTTCGAGGAAGCTAAAGGAGTCTCCATGGAAGCCCTTGTCGACTTCTGCAGGCAAAACACATTTATGATTGATATGTATGCTAACTTTGATAGCGACATAACTCGCATCGCAGTAATGTTTTTGAAGACCTCGCTAATTTGTTGTCCAGAATTGTCCATTGTCTGCCATGCATATTCTTGCTTTGGATGGTTTTATTGCTGTTATACAGGGAATGACTGA